The sequence below is a genomic window from Lentimicrobiaceae bacterium.
GTTATCTTTATCAATATTAACTTTTTCCGATTCGCCTAAGTAGCTTAGGTCAGCATCTTCCAAACGATAACCTTTTTCTTCGGAAATCACGGTTCCACCTGTAAGAATTGCAATATCTTCAAGCATTTCTTTTCTTCTGTCGCCAAATCCCGGAGCTTTAACAGCTGCAATTTTCAACGAACCTCTGATTTTATTTACCACTAGTGTTGCAAGAGCTTCTCCGTCAACATCTTCGGCAATAATTAATAGAGGACGACCGGTTTGAACAACTTTTTCGAGTATAGGTAAGAAATCCTTCATTGTACTGATTTTCTTGTCGTAAATCAAAATAAAAGGATTTTCGAATACTGTTTCCATTTTTTCGGTATCGGTAACAAAGTATGGAGAAATATATCCTCTATCGAATTGCATACCTTCAACAACTTTAATAGTTGTTTCAATACCTTTGGCTTCTTCAATGGTAATAACGCCTTCTTTAGAAACTTTTTCCATTGCTTCGGCGATAAGCTTACCGCTATCGGGGTCGTTATTAGCCGAAATGGTAGCAACTTGTTCTATTTTTGCGATATTGTCGCCAACTTCTTGCGACATACCTTTGATATGTTCTACCACAACTGCAACAGCCTTATCTATACCGCGTTTCAAATCCATAGGATTGGAACCTGCAGTTACATTTTTTAATCCGGTAGCAATAATCGACTGTGCCAAAACGGTAGCCGTAGTGGTTCCGTCGCCTGCTACATCAGCTGTCTTGGAAGCTACTTCCTTAACAAGCTGAGCTCCCATATTTTCAACTGAATTTTCTAATTCTATTTCTTTAGCAACGGTAACACCGTCTTTAGTAATTTGTGGTGCTCCGTACGATTTTTCTATAATTACATTACGTCCTTTTGGTCCGAGTGTTACTTTTACAGCATTAGCCAACATGTCAACACCCCTTTTCATTTGGTCGCGTGCTTCTAAATTGAATATTATTTCTTTTCCTTTCATCGTTGTAAATTTTAAATGTTGTTATTGTTTTCGGTTATTTAGATAATTGCTAAAATATCACTTTCTCTCATCATAAGATAATCTTCACCGTTATAATTCAATTCGGTTCCCGAATATTTTCCATACAATACGGTATCGCCTACCTTTACAGTAAGTGGTTCATCTTTTTTGCCGTTACCTACTGCGACAACTTCTCCTTTTTGTGGTTTTTCTTTAGCTGTGTCGGGAATAATAATACCGCCTGCTGTTTTTTGTTCTGCTTCTGCCGGTTTAACTAAAACACGGTCTGCTAATGGTTTAATGTTAATTTTAGACATATTATTAAATTTATTTTTAAGTTAATTTATTATTCAAATACGCCTTAGTATTTCATAATTTATGCCATTTTATTTTTTAAAGGCTTAAAAAATGGTAATTTAAGAAAGTAAAAGCTGATAATAATTTAAAATGCTGCAATAAAGACGCTGTGTGTCAGCATATTACGCTAAATAAAGGAATTGTTAATGTCCGTCTTAAAAATAAAAAAAGTGTCAGTTTTTAGACTGACACTTTGTCGGAATAATATCTTATCAATTTTATTCTTCTGTCGGAATTGGCTGATAATCTTGAATAGGCACTGCATTTTCGTCAATAACTTGTCTCAACTCTGTATCAGCTTCGATGTTGTGTCTTACACCACGTGGTATAGCTACAACAGAAATCAATGATAATGCCAAAATGACTATTGCAGTTCCCCAAGTAAATTTTTCTAAGAAGTCGGTGGTTTTTCTAACTCCCATGTACTGATTTGACGAAGAAAAATTAGAAGCCAAACCTCCACCTTTTGAGTTTTGCACCAACACTACCAATATAGTTAGCACTGCTGCTATAAGAATTAAAATTGCTATAAAAACGTATGCGTTCATGTTATAAAATTTTGACTTTTTTGTATTTCTTTAATTTGGTTTGCAAAGTAAACACTTTTTTCCGGATTAAGCAAAATTAATTTTTCGTAAATTTCAATTGCCTTATCAAAATGCCCTTGATTTTTATATATTTCAGCCAAAGCTTCCGACACCAAATCGTCGGGTTTAGTATCGCTTTGTTTGGCAACATTGTATGGTCTAAAGAAGTCCCCTTTTTTGGGTTTTATGCTGGGCTGATTGCTAATAAAGGCATCTATTAAGTCTTGCTGACTATATATTTCATCTTGCTCATCTTGAGTATCGGTGTATTGTTCATCTAGTTCAGTCGATGAATTTATATTTTCTGGTGAATTTTCCGACAGTTTTATTCTAATTCTATTTACTAGTTTATTTAACTGCTCATTGGTTGTTTCTTTTTGAGAAATTGTTTCGGGTTTCTCATCAATGACATCAATATCTGTTTGCTCGGTTTTGGTTACTTCAACATTTTGGGTATCTACTTCCTTATTATTATAGTAAGCATCTCGACTATGGCTCACACTTTGATTCACCAAAGGTTTTTCTTCTAAAAATTTTTTTAGCATCGCTCTATCCGAAGCATATGCCGAAGCTAATTTTAGCGAAAGCGGATAAGCCTTATGTTTGGTATTGAGCAGATTTTTTGCAAGTAAAACTCTAGCCAACTGAAACGACGGATATTTGCGAATAACCTTCCATAACTCATTAACAACCAACCTGTCCATGCTTTCGGGTTGCCGGATATACCTTGTTAAATGTGCTATTGTTATATTGTTTTCCATAGTTTTACCAATTTACTACGGCTCTGTTAAATATATCGTCGGTAAGTTCTTCATTAATAGTTTCAATCAATGCGTTTTCTACCTGCGATAGTTGTAATCTTGAATCGAAGTCTGCATAGCGGCTAAAAGATTGCTCAAAATTTTGTTTTTCGTCTTTTGTATTAACAAACCTGACTCTAACGTTTATTCTGAGTCTTTGCATAGAAGCTCTTTGATCGCTTGTAACAGCAACAGGTTCGAGGTTATAGTCGGTTATTTCGCCCTCGAGAGTAAGGTCGCCGTTGTTGTTTACCAAAGATAAAGTCGATTGATTTACAAATTTATCTCTAAGTGCTTCGGTAAATACCCTACTCAAGGTCGGATTTACCATTCGAGATTTATTTTGAAAATAATCTATACTTATAGTTTTAACATCAGGACTAATACTTGCTCCGGTAAATGAATATACACCACACGAGACGTACAAAAACGAAGTAATTACGGTTATCAATCCGAAACACGATATTTTGCAGTATTGTCTGAATGTACGACTCATTATTTTTACAAATTATATTCTTTAATTTTGCGATAAAGTGTTCGTTCCGAAATTCCTAATTCTTTAGCTGCTACTCTTCTTTTACCGTTATTTTTAGCCAAAGCTCTTTTTATCAGTTCTTTTTCGTTGTGTTGTAGCTGAAGACTTTCTTCCAAAACTTCGGTAGGTTGAAATTCTTCTACGTATTGATTGTCAACAGGAACAACTATATTTATATTATTGGTTTCGGGAATATTTTGCGTAAAATGGTCTTTAGTTACAAGGTCTGAAATTTCGTCAATACTTTTGGGATAATTATCTTGCGATAGATACGAAACTACTTTTTTCAGATCCGAAATATCTTTACGCATATCGAAAAGTATTTTGTACAAAATTTCTCTTTCTCCCAACTCTGATGCGCTTTTTTTATCGACTAAAGTAGGCAGAAACTGATTATCCTGAGGTAAGTATTTTTGAAGTGTTTCGGCGTTAATATTTCTGTTTTTCTCTATAATTGAAATTTGTTCCGTAATATTTTTCAACTGTCTGACATTGCCGGGCCATCTGTAATTGGTAAGCATTTCAACAGCTTGCTCATCGAGCTCAATAGTTGGCATACGGTATTTTTCGGCAAAATCGGAAGCAAATTTCCTAAATATCAGATGAATATCTTCCTTTCTTTTTCTGAGTGGAGGAATATGAATAGGCACAGAACTCAAACGGTAGTACAAATCTTGTCTGAATTTCCCGGTTTCTACTGCTTCGTTAACGTTAATATTTGTAGCTGCAACAACTCTAACATCGGTTTTTTGCGGTTTTGAAGAACCAACTCTTAAAAACTCACCCGATTCTAACACACGTAACAAACGAACTTGCGTTGACAATGGCAGCTCGGCGACTTCATCTAAAAAAATAGTACCGCCATCAGCAACTTCAAAATAACCTTTTCTAGCATCGGTAGCACCTGTAAACGATCCTTTTTCGTGTCCGAAAAGCTCCGAATCTATTGTACCTTCAGGAATTGCTCCACAGTTGACAGCAATGTATCTGCCATGCTTACGGGTACTTAGGTGATGTATTATTTGAGGAAACACTTCTTTACCCACACCGCTTTCGCCTGTTACCAAAACGCTTAAATCGGTTGCAGCTACTTGCGCAGCTACATCTATAGCATTGTTTAACAGAGGCGAGTTGCCTATTATCCCAAACCTTAATTTAATAGCTTGTACGTCCATTCTTTTATATTTTCGGCAAAATTAAACATTTCTGTCGTTTAAATAACAAATTTAACGACATTTTGTCATATAACAACCTTTGTTTGCAAATTTTTATTTTCGGATAACGGCTCCGTACTGCTTCTGATACATATTCATTAGCGAATCCATGTATCCGTCAATTTCCGAATCGGTAAAGGTTTTCTCTTCGTTAATAAATTGAAACCTAAGCGCATACGATTTTTTATCGTCAGCTATTTGTTTACCTTCGTATACGTCAAACAAAATCACCTTTAACAAAGGTTTTTTAATGAGTTTAAACGCCGCATTCTCCAAATCGGAATATTTAATATTCTTATCGATAATAAATGCTAAGTCTCTTTCAACTATAGGATATTTAGATAAGGTAATTTTAGATTGCTTGGCGTATATAGCTTTGCTTAATACCATTTGCCAATTTATTTCGGCATAAAACACTTTTTGCTTAATTCCGAAGTTTTTCAAAACCTTTTCGTCTAATTCTCCGTAGTGTGCCAGAAAATCATTTCTTTGCGACAAAGTTTGTCCGTAGGCAAATATACCACTTTCTGTGTCGGTTTGTGTTAAACTTTCTAAAGGTATGCCCGATTTTTTTATTATAGCTTCTACAAATGATTTTAAGTGATAAAAATCTGCCTGCTTGTGAGGATTATTCCAAATGGTTGGAAGCACGTTGCCTGTAGTTAAGACCGCAAGATTTGAGTTTTGCCAATATTTTTTTTCAACATCTTGTTCGCTCTCATCGGCATTAAATCTATAGACGTTTCCAAACTCGAAAAACATTAGGTCTGAATTTTGCCTATTTATATTGAAAGCAACATTTTCTAAAACCGAATAAAGCAATGTTTGACGCATTACGTTAAACTCTGAGCTTTGAGCATTTAAAACTTTTGCGCATTTGCTCAAAGGATAGCTGTCGTTATTTTCGTAATACTTTGAAGCTGTGAGAGAGTTGTTCAAAACTTCTACAAAACCATTGGCACTCAAATATTTCGATATATTGGTGCGTAATTTATCGCCATCGGGTTTTTTGCCATAAGATAAAGAGCTTGAAACTTTATCGTAGAACGGAACATTGTTGTAGCCGTATATTCGCAATATTTCTTCAACAACATCGGCAGGCTGTAAAACTTCGACCTTTGCAGTTGGTACTAAAACTTTCAGTTCATCTTGACCGAGAAGTTCCACTTCAAAATCCAAGGATTTCAAAATTGAAACAATATCATTCATATCTATTTCAACACCAATTAGATTGTCGATATACTGCTTTGTAACGGTTATAGAATGTTTTTGAACCGGATTTGGATAAACGTCAATTATTTCAGATGCAATATTTCCGCCTGCGACCTCTTTCATCATCATAGCCGCTTTTTTAAGAGCATAAATTGTGATGTTTGGGTCGGTTCCTCTTTCGTATCTGAAAGAGGCATCGGTTGACAAACCGTGATGTCTGGCTGTTTTTCTGATATGAACTGGATCGAAACATGCACTCTCGATAAATACCGTGGTTGTTTTATCAGTAATCGATGAATCTATCCCGCCGAACACTCCTGCAATACACATAGGTTCGCTACTGCTGCATATCATAAGGTCTTGCGAAGTTAGTTTGCGTTCAACTTCATCTAAGGTTACAAAAGGTGTATCATGTTCTAACTTTTTAACCACAACGGCGTTGCCGGAAATTTTGTCATAGTCGAATGCGTGCAAGGGTTGTCCCAAATCCATCAGAATGTAGTTGGTAATATCTACAATGTTGTTGTGTGGACGAATACCCACAGCCGAAAGGCAATCGCGAAGCCACTGCGGCGACTCTTCAACAGTAACATTATCGACTAAAATACCAGAATATCTGATGCAAGCTTCGGGGTTTTGTACCTCAACAGAAATTGGCTTTGACTTACTTTCGATAGCAAAGTTTTTGACTTCGGGAACCGAAAAAGTTATGTTTTCTTGACTTTTGTTTTGTTTAAGAACAGCGTACAAGTCGCGAGCAGTGCCAAGATGCGAAGTAGCGTCTCCCCTATTAGGCGTAATTGCTATGTCAAAAACAGTATCGGAAGTGATATTGTACAAGTCTGCTACCAAAGTGCCGACTTGAGTTTCAGCAGGCAAAACCATAATACCGTCGTGAGATGAACCTATTCCAACTTCATCTTCGGCACAAATCATTCCGTAACTTTCTTCACCCCTGATTTTACTTTTTTTAATTTCAAAGGGTTCACCATCGGTGGGATAAAGCTTTGTGCCTACAGTTGCTACAACAACTTTTTGTCCGTTAGCAACATTTGGAGCTCCACAAACTATATCTAAAACTTCGGTTCCTACGTTTACCTTACAACAGCTCAGCTTATCGGCGTTGGGATGTTTTTCTACCGACAACACCTCGCCAACTACTAAGCCTTTTAAACCGCCTTTTATGGTTTCGTAGCTTTCAACTTTTTCGACTTCCAAACCGCAATTGGTAAGAAATTCCGAAATATTTTCAGCACTTTTATCAATATTAATGTAATTTTTAAGCCAAGATAATGATACTTTCATTTTATTATTATTTATCGTTGAACAAAGATAAGGTAATTACAGCAATTGCACTATTTTATCGATTTATTTTCAATAAACTGCTTTAAATTGAGCAATATTTCTTTTAAAAAATTATCGAACATTGAAGAATAGGCAATCATCACAATTGGTGGTATGTCGGCTTTTGAAGCAATATTAACATCAACATTATCGCCGTTGTCGGTTATATTAAAAACGATGTCGGCATTTTTCACTATGTTGCTTGTCATTTTCCAAACCACTTGCTCGTAAGCTACAGCGTGTTCATTTGTGAAAGTAATATCAACAATATTGCGATACGAAAAAGAACAAGTGCCTTTTGTAGCTTGCCAATTATCGATGTATTGTGGAATAACTTCCGAAAAATTTGTAAAATCGTTCAGAATATCGAAGGTTCCTGATGCTGTACTCTTTATGTTAACAGGATCGGAAATATTTTCTTTTATCATTATTCAATTCCCCAAGTTGATGGATTGCTTCTCCATTGTATAAGCGACTGCATATCACTTTCTTTGATATAATCGTGTTGTAAGGCTGTTTTGATAAGGTCGTTATAATTTGTTAGCGAAAAAAGCTGACAATTTGCAGCTTTAAAATTTTCGATGGCTTCTTCCAATTGATACGAAAAAATCGACACCATACCTTTAACGTTGGCTTCAGCTTCGCGAAGTGCAGCAACAGCATTCAGACTACTTTTGCCTGTGCTTACAAGGTCTTCTATTACAACCACCGATTGTCCGCTTTCAACAACGCCTTCAATCTGGTTTTTCATTCCGTGATCTTTTTTCTCGCTTCTAACGTAAGCAAAAGGCACACCCAAATCTTGTGCAACCAATGCTCCTATAGCTATTCCGCCTGTAGCAACACCTGCAATTACAGCAACAGGTCCGAACTCAATATT
It includes:
- a CDS encoding tetratricopeptide repeat protein, whose protein sequence is MENNITIAHLTRYIRQPESMDRLVVNELWKVIRKYPSFQLARVLLAKNLLNTKHKAYPLSLKLASAYASDRAMLKKFLEEKPLVNQSVSHSRDAYYNNKEVDTQNVEVTKTEQTDIDVIDEKPETISQKETTNEQLNKLVNRIRIKLSENSPENINSSTELDEQYTDTQDEQDEIYSQQDLIDAFISNQPSIKPKKGDFFRPYNVAKQSDTKPDDLVSEALAEIYKNQGHFDKAIEIYEKLILLNPEKSVYFANQIKEIQKSQNFIT
- the pyrE gene encoding orotate phosphoribosyltransferase, which encodes MKEYLNEISAVTAESLLQIKAIKLNNTTPFTWASGIKSPIYCDNRRILSFPKIRTYVRQEMARIINIEFGPVAVIAGVATGGIAIGALVAQDLGVPFAYVRSEKKDHGMKNQIEGVVESGQSVVVIEDLVSTGKSSLNAVAALREAEANVKGMVSIFSYQLEEAIENFKAANCQLFSLTNYNDLIKTALQHDYIKESDMQSLIQWRSNPSTWGIE
- the secG gene encoding preprotein translocase subunit SecG; this translates as MNAYVFIAILILIAAVLTILVVLVQNSKGGGLASNFSSSNQYMGVRKTTDFLEKFTWGTAIVILALSLISVVAIPRGVRHNIEADTELRQVIDENAVPIQDYQPIPTEE
- a CDS encoding sigma-54 dependent transcriptional regulator, which produces MDVQAIKLRFGIIGNSPLLNNAIDVAAQVAATDLSVLVTGESGVGKEVFPQIIHHLSTRKHGRYIAVNCGAIPEGTIDSELFGHEKGSFTGATDARKGYFEVADGGTIFLDEVAELPLSTQVRLLRVLESGEFLRVGSSKPQKTDVRVVAATNINVNEAVETGKFRQDLYYRLSSVPIHIPPLRKRKEDIHLIFRKFASDFAEKYRMPTIELDEQAVEMLTNYRWPGNVRQLKNITEQISIIEKNRNINAETLQKYLPQDNQFLPTLVDKKSASELGEREILYKILFDMRKDISDLKKVVSYLSQDNYPKSIDEISDLVTKDHFTQNIPETNNINIVVPVDNQYVEEFQPTEVLEESLQLQHNEKELIKRALAKNNGKRRVAAKELGISERTLYRKIKEYNL
- a CDS encoding co-chaperone GroES, giving the protein MNIKPLADRVLVKPAEAEQKTAGGIIIPDTAKEKPQKGEVVAVGNGKKDEPLTVKVGDTVLYGKYSGTELNYNGEDYLMMRESDILAII
- the pheT gene encoding phenylalanine--tRNA ligase subunit beta, yielding MKVSLSWLKNYINIDKSAENISEFLTNCGLEVEKVESYETIKGGLKGLVVGEVLSVEKHPNADKLSCCKVNVGTEVLDIVCGAPNVANGQKVVVATVGTKLYPTDGEPFEIKKSKIRGEESYGMICAEDEVGIGSSHDGIMVLPAETQVGTLVADLYNITSDTVFDIAITPNRGDATSHLGTARDLYAVLKQNKSQENITFSVPEVKNFAIESKSKPISVEVQNPEACIRYSGILVDNVTVEESPQWLRDCLSAVGIRPHNNIVDITNYILMDLGQPLHAFDYDKISGNAVVVKKLEHDTPFVTLDEVERKLTSQDLMICSSSEPMCIAGVFGGIDSSITDKTTTVFIESACFDPVHIRKTARHHGLSTDASFRYERGTDPNITIYALKKAAMMMKEVAGGNIASEIIDVYPNPVQKHSITVTKQYIDNLIGVEIDMNDIVSILKSLDFEVELLGQDELKVLVPTAKVEVLQPADVVEEILRIYGYNNVPFYDKVSSSLSYGKKPDGDKLRTNISKYLSANGFVEVLNNSLTASKYYENNDSYPLSKCAKVLNAQSSEFNVMRQTLLYSVLENVAFNINRQNSDLMFFEFGNVYRFNADESEQDVEKKYWQNSNLAVLTTGNVLPTIWNNPHKQADFYHLKSFVEAIIKKSGIPLESLTQTDTESGIFAYGQTLSQRNDFLAHYGELDEKVLKNFGIKQKVFYAEINWQMVLSKAIYAKQSKITLSKYPIVERDLAFIIDKNIKYSDLENAAFKLIKKPLLKVILFDVYEGKQIADDKKSYALRFQFINEEKTFTDSEIDGYMDSLMNMYQKQYGAVIRK
- a CDS encoding LptE family protein, producing the protein MSRTFRQYCKISCFGLITVITSFLYVSCGVYSFTGASISPDVKTISIDYFQNKSRMVNPTLSRVFTEALRDKFVNQSTLSLVNNNGDLTLEGEITDYNLEPVAVTSDQRASMQRLRINVRVRFVNTKDEKQNFEQSFSRYADFDSRLQLSQVENALIETINEELTDDIFNRAVVNW
- the groL gene encoding chaperonin GroEL (60 kDa chaperone family; promotes refolding of misfolded polypeptides especially under stressful conditions; forms two stacked rings of heptamers to form a barrel-shaped 14mer; ends can be capped by GroES; misfolded proteins enter the barrel where they are refolded when GroES binds), with protein sequence MKGKEIIFNLEARDQMKRGVDMLANAVKVTLGPKGRNVIIEKSYGAPQITKDGVTVAKEIELENSVENMGAQLVKEVASKTADVAGDGTTTATVLAQSIIATGLKNVTAGSNPMDLKRGIDKAVAVVVEHIKGMSQEVGDNIAKIEQVATISANNDPDSGKLIAEAMEKVSKEGVITIEEAKGIETTIKVVEGMQFDRGYISPYFVTDTEKMETVFENPFILIYDKKISTMKDFLPILEKVVQTGRPLLIIAEDVDGEALATLVVNKIRGSLKIAAVKAPGFGDRRKEMLEDIAILTGGTVISEEKGYRLEDADLSYLGESEKVNIDKDNTTIVSGKGSSEAIQGRVNQIKVQIENTTSDYDREKLQERLAKLSGGVAVIYVGAASEVEMKEKKDRYDDALHATRAAVEEGTIPGGGVAYIRAISALDGLKLENEDQDLGVKIIRRALEEPLRQIVANAGLEGSIIVQKVKDGKDDFGFNARKEVYENLYESGVIDPTKVARVALENAASIAGMFLTTEVVISDIKDDKEPAMPAGMGGMGGMY